A genomic segment from Ciconia boyciana chromosome 5, ASM3463844v1, whole genome shotgun sequence encodes:
- the LOC140651576 gene encoding interleukin-8-like gives MDRPDQASAILRDKRGHCSTEPQLNDPATNSCLIMNGKLVAVLALFLISVAMSQGRALARMGTELRCQCVATHSKFIPPKSIQDVKLTQSGPHCKNVEVIATLKDGREVCLEPTAPWVQLIIKAILAKAQLNSDSPL, from the exons AGAGAGGTCACTGCTCCACAGAACCCCAGCTAAACGATCCAGCAACAAACTCCTGTCTAATCATGAACGGCAAACTTGTGGCTGTCCTGGCTCTCTTCCTGATTTCAGTGGCTATGTCGCAAG GTAGGGCCCTGGCAAGGATGGGAACCGAGCTCCGGTGCCAGTGCGTAGCCACTCATTCGAAGTTCATCCCTCCTAAATCCATTCAAGATGTGAAGCTGACACAGAGCGGCCCCCACTGCAAGAACGTTGAAGTCAT AGCTACTCTGAAGGATGGCAGAGAGGTGTGCTTGGAGCCCACTGCTCCCTGGGTACAGCTGATCATAAAGGCAATTTTGGCCAA GGCTCAACTCAATTCTGACTCACCACTCTAA